From one Streptococcus pneumoniae genomic stretch:
- a CDS encoding ATP-binding protein, whose protein sequence is MERDSYDKARKEVEDLRDITKNAMQEVRQIVQALKLHSLEEELQILGNMLELAGVELTVEKDNIEMGREQEAALTMALRELCNNLIKHSQASHCRIQLSEQDGWVRVLVEDNGIGFGELTGEELHSIRDRLIRYQGRVEIVSSKQPTQIQLDIPKGEKDEDTRR, encoded by the coding sequence ATGGAGCGTGATTCCTATGATAAGGCTAGGAAAGAAGTCGAGGATTTGCGGGATATTACCAAAAATGCCATGCAGGAAGTGCGGCAGATTGTCCAAGCTCTGAAACTCCATAGTTTGGAAGAAGAATTGCAAATTTTAGGAAATATGCTGGAGTTGGCAGGGGTTGAGCTAACGGTTGAAAAAGACAATATAGAAATGGGTAGGGAGCAGGAGGCTGCTTTGACCATGGCCCTGCGGGAATTGTGTAATAATCTCATCAAACATAGTCAAGCAAGTCATTGCCGTATCCAGTTGAGCGAGCAAGACGGCTGGGTCCGGGTTTTGGTAGAAGATAATGGGATTGGCTTTGGGGAGCTGACGGGTGAGGAGTTGCATTCCATTCGTGACCGCTTGATTCGCTACCAAGGAAGAGTGGAAATTGTGTCCAGTAAGCAGCCGACACAAATTCAACTGGACATTCCAAAAGGAGAAAAAGATGAAGATACTCGTCGCTGA
- a CDS encoding IS630 transposase-related protein, which yields MAYELNFRKRVIDYVTAGHTKKEACAVFGISTNTLYVWEKQLAEQGHLERKARVAKSRKIPLDQLEAYVEQHPDAFLREIAEHFNCRISSVWAALKQLGITLKKDDDLQRTK from the coding sequence ATGGCTTACGAATTGAATTTTAGAAAACGAGTAATAGACTACGTTACTGCTGGTCACACCAAAAAAGAAGCATGTGCAGTTTTTGGTATTAGTACCAATACGTTGTATGTGTGGGAAAAACAGCTTGCAGAACAAGGACACCTAGAGCGGAAAGCACGAGTTGCCAAGTCTCGAAAAATTCCCTTAGATCAATTAGAAGCATATGTAGAGCAACACCCGGATGCTTTTTTGCGGGAAATAGCAGAACACTTTAACTGCCGTATCTCCTCTGTTTGGGCAGCTCTCAAGCAACTCGGTATCACTTTAAAAAAAGACGACGACCTACAGCGAACAAAATAA
- a CDS encoding response regulator transcription factor, producing MKILVAEDQSMLRDALCQLLELQEAVNQVFPAKNGLEAQAILQKETIDVAILDIEMPEMTGLDVLEWAKEALPSLKVIMVTTFKRPGYFERAIRADVDAYVLKERSIAELMRTIERVRQGQKEYSPELMESFFTMKNPLTQQEQVLLQKVAEGLSNKEIADQMYLSNGTIRNYMSNILSKLNAENRTEATKIAKENGWL from the coding sequence ATGAAGATACTCGTCGCTGAAGACCAAAGCATGTTGCGCGATGCGCTCTGCCAACTCTTGGAATTGCAGGAAGCTGTCAATCAGGTCTTCCCAGCCAAGAATGGCTTAGAAGCGCAAGCAATTTTACAAAAGGAAACGATAGATGTCGCTATTTTAGACATTGAGATGCCTGAGATGACGGGGTTAGATGTCCTTGAGTGGGCAAAAGAGGCGCTGCCGAGCTTAAAGGTGATCATGGTGACCACCTTCAAGCGGCCTGGTTATTTTGAACGTGCCATTCGGGCGGATGTGGATGCCTATGTGCTGAAAGAACGCAGTATTGCTGAGCTGATGCGGACCATTGAGCGCGTGCGGCAAGGCCAAAAAGAGTATTCGCCAGAGCTCATGGAGAGCTTTTTCACCATGAAAAATCCCCTAACCCAGCAGGAGCAGGTTCTCCTTCAAAAAGTTGCAGAGGGCCTATCCAACAAAGAAATTGCCGACCAAATGTACCTCTCAAACGGCACCATCCGCAACTACATGTCCAACATCCTCAGCAAACTCAACGCCGAAAACCGCACCGAAGCCACCA
- a CDS encoding transposase, whose protein sequence is MRRYHEVLSCFDTIPIVYIDETGIDTYLYRKRGRAPRGVKVYDKISGRRFERTSVVAGLVGQDIVAPMIYKESMTSDFFTKWFDKQLLPSLSEPHLIVMDNASFHPKARLDKLAIDKGHYFFPLPPYSPELNPIEHYWANLKHKVRELLRAGKSIYESLKYCL, encoded by the coding sequence GTGAGACGGTATCATGAGGTTTTATCCTGCTTTGATACCATCCCTATTGTCTATATTGATGAAACAGGGATTGATACCTATCTTTACCGAAAGCGAGGTCGAGCACCTAGAGGCGTGAAGGTCTATGACAAGATAAGTGGTCGTCGTTTTGAACGTACATCTGTCGTTGCAGGGCTGGTTGGTCAGGATATTGTTGCGCCTATGATTTACAAAGAAAGCATGACAAGTGACTTTTTTACTAAGTGGTTTGACAAGCAACTCTTGCCTTCTTTGTCAGAGCCCCATCTGATTGTGATGGACAATGCTAGCTTTCACCCCAAAGCCAGGTTAGATAAACTCGCCATAGACAAAGGACATTATTTTTTTCCATTACCTCCTTATTCGCCCGAACTCAATCCAATTGAACACTATTGGGCGAATCTCAAACATAAGGTTCGGGAGCTACTTAGAGCTGGCAAGTCTATCTATGAAAGTCTAAAATACTGTTTATAG